TGATGACTTATATTTAGAGGAACTAATGAAAATTACGGAAAATATTATTAAAGAGTACTACTTAAATTCAATTAAAATTAAAAAAGACTGAATGAGTACATATTTAAAAGAAATTAGTTTGTTCCATCAAAAAGAAATTGCCGCCTTAATTAAACAAGACTCTTCAACGATTTTATCGCAAACATTACATACCTATATTCAAAAAAAAGAAGAAATTCGTGTCAGAGAAGGATATCTTGCCTTTTTGCAAGCTTTATGGGATAAAATTGCCTATGTGGGTGATTTAGATTATTTATGTGATTGTAAATTCATTGCCAAAAAACGGAAAATTAAAAATAAGAGTTTTGGTTTTGCTGAAGCAAAATTAGTTTCAATGAAATATTTAAAAATTTTAGGAGCCGAAATTACTTATGAACGTTACCGTTTAATGAATGCCCGAAAAGCCTATCGTCGTTATCGGATTAATGTTTTAAATACTTTAGGGAAAGAAAAAAACAAAATGGGGGTTGTTAAAAATATTTTAAATAATAGTAATGTTAGTTCGTTAAAATGAATCCAATTAGCAGATGACCAGTGATTTGAATATAATCAAAAACAAGAACAATTAATTACAAATTTGTTACCAGACGAAGCCTCGCTAATTAAAGGGAAAGTTTTAGAATATTTCCATAAATATCATATTGCCCTATTAAATAGAACATTAGTGCCAAGAACATATGATAATTCTGCTGAAATAAAATTAGCACAAGAAAAGGTTATTACTATCTATAATCAAGCTTTTAACCAAGTTAAAACCTTAATGGATCATTTAGAGATTAAAATGAATTGATTCCGTTTAACAAAAAACTTAAGTAATTTTGATCACATTAAAATTAAAATAATTAATGCAATTCTAACGAAAAAAGAACTCTTTATTTTTAATAATACTTTTGATAATTTGACCCAAAAAGAGGCGCAAGAATTAAATGATATTATGACAAAATTAAAAGAAGATTATCCGTTAACAAGTTTTTTAATTATTGGTAAAAATATTGAAAACATTAAAAACTATGTTGACCAATTTTTATTCTTTGATTTAGAAAATAAAGCAAAAATAATCACCCAAAGTGAAGCATTGGGGAAACCAGCAACTTTAACTTTATTTAAGACAATTTACAATAATTTTGATAATATTTATGAAGTAAATTTTGACGAACAGAAAAAAGGTTTGTTATGAAATGATTTTACAATTGGGGAAGTTCAAGGTATGAGTTTAACAGAAAATAGTTACCAAATGGCAATTAATCCTAAATTTATTACCTTAGAAAAAACAAAAAACTTTAATAAGAGTGATAATTTAAAAATCAAAGGACATCTTAAAGGATTGAAAAAAATTTTTAAAACAAATTTATGTACTTTTGAAACAGAAACCGGTAATATTATTAAATTCATGATTGAAGATAAAAATATTAATCGAAAAAAAGTTAATGCAATTTTTCTCGAAAAAGGAGCAATATTACTTTATGATTTAAATAATGATTTAATAAAAGTATTTTAGGAGGCAAAATGGAAAAAACAAAAGCTTTAATTTTAGAAAAAATTAAGAACCATAATAAAATTATTTGTTTACGACATGTTTCCCCAGATGGCGATGCATATGGGTCAGCCTTTGGTTTAGCTCAGTTTATTAAGGATAATTATCCAACGAAAAAAGTCCTTGTTGATGGCCAACCAAACCCATACTTAAACTTTTTAGCAACTCCTGATATTGTTCACAATCAAGATTATGAAGGAGCTTTAATTATTATTACTGATACGGCAAATGAAGAACGCATTGATAGCCCATATTGAAAGTTAGGGAAAACAGTTATTAAAATTGACCATCACCCAAATAAAACTTCATTTGGTGATATTCAATGAGTGGAAGACGAACGAGTTTCCGCTTCGGAAATGGTGGCAGAATTATTATTCGAATCAAATTTAACAATATCACCACAAACAGCAAAATTATTATTAACCGGAATTATTACCGATTCAAATCGTTATATGTACAAAAAAACCTCATCACAAACATTAATGTTAGCATCACAGTTACTAGCAAAAGGGGTTGATGCTCAGGCGATTTATCAAAACTTATATAATGAAACATGACATGATGCAAAATTAAAAAATTATTTGTTTGCAAAAATTGAATATGCTTCATTAGGGATTGCCTATATTAAAGTTAATCATGATATGCTAGTTGAACATAAAATGGAATATGAACAAGTTAAATCGTGAGTTAATTTAATGAGTAGTATTAAAGAATTTAAAATTTGGGTCATATTTGTTGAAAATAAAGCCGAGAATTATATTAATGTTAGTATTCGTAGTAGTAAGTATATTATTAACGAGGTTGCCGAAAAACACCATGGTGGGGGTCATCAATTAGCCGCGGGAGCTAAAATTTATCAATGAGATGATGTTAAGAAAGTGATCAAAGATTTAGAAGAAGTTATTCGTGATAATAAAATTATTTAATCACAGGGGGAGAGAGAGAATGTATTTTTTAAATAGTAAGGCAAAATTAGGGTGAATTGAAGTTATTACTGGTTGTATGTTTGCCGGGAAAACGGAAGAATTTATTCGAAGAGTTGTCCGTTTGAGTTATGCAAAATATAAGATTCAGATTTTTAAACCAAGTATTGATAATCGCTATGCTGAACAAAAAGTTGT
The Spiroplasma chrysopicola DF-1 genome window above contains:
- a CDS encoding DHH family phosphoesterase, which gives rise to MEKTKALILEKIKNHNKIICLRHVSPDGDAYGSAFGLAQFIKDNYPTKKVLVDGQPNPYLNFLATPDIVHNQDYEGALIIITDTANEERIDSPYWKLGKTVIKIDHHPNKTSFGDIQWVEDERVSASEMVAELLFESNLTISPQTAKLLLTGIITDSNRYMYKKTSSQTLMLASQLLAKGVDAQAIYQNLYNETWHDAKLKNYLFAKIEYASLGIAYIKVNHDMLVEHKMEYEQVKSWVNLMSSIKEFKIWVIFVENKAENYINVSIRSSKYIINEVAEKHHGGGHQLAAGAKIYQWDDVKKVIKDLEEVIRDNKII